From the Hyphomicrobium sp. ghe19 genome, one window contains:
- a CDS encoding PotD/PotF family extracellular solute-binding protein gives MNDGEGKTNKKTLSRRQILQTGSVLAGAALLPMPAIIGRAHALDAKEAFKGEELTVCAWSGGYLDSFKTAISDPFNAKYGTKVSLVGGWDQMVAQMKAAPAGKPPFDITVSEEYTTLGALAEGLYAKTDRSKLPQLADLQPFFLTARPEAARDYGVPLGLGFSLPLLNTALTADKPLSWATMWDKDLEGKLALDAGAYWWLIAISAIWGAKKDFNAFYDWKPGMVSDPIFEAVERLRPAKYYKDGAELSFLMLQEQASFAQIYSADALGLTQNGGATFKTGIPADGTVAYGDWYIKVKGTQHDALADAFLGYLLEQETQDRFIQVQMSVMSRKDVTVPAFWHNYPKSNDDLVKNVRLMTMQGLERLLPSFDAMGERFQQAVLKTSKG, from the coding sequence ATGAATGACGGTGAAGGTAAGACCAACAAGAAGACTCTGTCCCGCCGCCAGATACTGCAGACCGGCAGTGTCCTAGCCGGCGCCGCGCTTTTGCCGATGCCCGCAATTATCGGGCGCGCTCACGCACTCGACGCCAAGGAAGCCTTCAAGGGCGAAGAGTTGACGGTGTGCGCATGGTCGGGCGGTTACCTCGACTCGTTCAAGACCGCGATTTCGGATCCGTTCAACGCCAAGTACGGCACGAAGGTGTCGCTGGTCGGCGGCTGGGATCAGATGGTCGCGCAGATGAAGGCGGCGCCCGCAGGCAAGCCTCCCTTCGATATCACCGTCTCCGAGGAATACACCACGCTCGGCGCGCTCGCCGAAGGTCTCTACGCGAAGACCGACAGATCCAAGCTTCCTCAGCTTGCCGACCTGCAGCCGTTCTTCCTCACCGCACGGCCGGAAGCGGCCCGCGACTACGGCGTGCCGTTGGGTCTGGGCTTCTCTCTGCCGCTGTTGAACACGGCCCTCACTGCCGACAAGCCGCTCAGCTGGGCGACGATGTGGGACAAAGACCTCGAAGGTAAGCTTGCCCTCGATGCCGGAGCCTACTGGTGGCTCATCGCCATCTCGGCGATCTGGGGCGCTAAGAAAGACTTCAACGCCTTCTACGACTGGAAGCCCGGAATGGTGTCCGACCCCATCTTCGAGGCGGTCGAACGGCTGCGTCCCGCCAAATACTACAAGGATGGCGCGGAACTCTCGTTCCTCATGCTGCAGGAGCAGGCATCGTTCGCGCAGATTTATTCGGCGGACGCTCTCGGCCTCACTCAGAACGGCGGCGCAACCTTCAAAACCGGCATTCCTGCCGACGGCACGGTCGCCTATGGCGATTGGTACATCAAGGTTAAAGGCACGCAGCACGATGCGCTGGCAGACGCCTTCCTCGGCTATTTGCTTGAGCAAGAAACGCAGGATCGTTTCATTCAGGTGCAGATGTCCGTGATGTCGCGTAAGGATGTGACTGTGCCGGCCTTCTGGCACAACTATCCTAAGTCGAACGATGACCTGGTGAAGAACGTGCGCTTGATGACGATGCAGGGCCTGGAGCGGCTGTTGCCGAGCTTCGATGCGATGGGCGAGCGCTTCCAGCAAGCAGTGCTCAAGACTTCAAAGGGCTAA
- a CDS encoding cytosine permease encodes MSSTQDSVAESGWPLTVKDRTWTTRQLTVVLLVTACGNWSYLIGQYVAFYLDFKMGVSALIAGSMIGMLMLTLAVVPMSTKYGIDSIAASKPQFGNRGWLITVFLQYASIIGWNTLLLVFFGKAVAQALITVGLADPESSLTIVRIVSAVTCIVVYLVLLRGLKGLEAASNVLFFVVVGIGIWMLYQLLSSNAEALAVAKPSMASPSLAWNYVTGVEISIVSLLGFWAYFGTIVRESPSPSKSVLPSMLAMGLSLPLLSIVGLAAMLVLQVPDPTAWLVSLGGPLYGLIALLLIMAANLGPSLAGVYSTAIGLRRVPALGDARWGTLILFSIVPVAAVGILIPEEFFSNFGTFLAFIGVFFAPLCAIQIADTFLLRRNSLNVRGIYQDGPGTPYEFWGGFNPAALLAMAAGFATYLYLLNPVSYASRWPYEYTTASLPAALVAGIVFVAVTRLLVIRMRKGDYK; translated from the coding sequence ATGAGTTCGACGCAGGACAGCGTAGCCGAATCCGGCTGGCCGCTGACGGTCAAAGACCGGACGTGGACGACAAGACAGTTGACGGTCGTTCTGCTTGTGACCGCCTGCGGAAACTGGTCCTACCTCATTGGCCAATACGTCGCCTTCTATCTCGATTTCAAAATGGGCGTCTCGGCGTTGATCGCAGGATCGATGATCGGAATGCTGATGCTCACGCTTGCCGTCGTGCCGATGTCGACGAAATACGGCATCGACTCGATCGCAGCGTCGAAGCCTCAGTTCGGCAATCGCGGCTGGTTGATCACCGTCTTCCTTCAATATGCGTCGATCATCGGCTGGAATACCCTGCTGCTCGTCTTCTTCGGAAAAGCTGTTGCTCAAGCCCTGATCACGGTGGGATTGGCCGATCCGGAAAGCTCGCTCACGATCGTCAGGATCGTATCGGCGGTGACGTGTATCGTCGTCTATTTGGTGCTGCTTCGCGGGCTTAAGGGTCTCGAGGCCGCCTCCAACGTGCTCTTCTTCGTCGTCGTGGGGATCGGCATTTGGATGCTCTACCAGCTGCTCTCCTCGAACGCGGAAGCGCTGGCCGTCGCGAAGCCGTCGATGGCTTCGCCGAGCTTGGCCTGGAATTACGTCACGGGCGTCGAGATTAGCATCGTTTCGCTTCTGGGGTTCTGGGCATATTTCGGCACGATCGTCCGTGAATCGCCCTCTCCGTCGAAGTCCGTGTTGCCGTCCATGCTGGCGATGGGATTGTCTCTGCCATTGCTCAGCATCGTCGGGCTCGCGGCGATGTTGGTGCTGCAGGTGCCGGACCCGACCGCGTGGCTCGTGTCTCTCGGCGGCCCGCTCTATGGCCTCATTGCGTTGCTGTTGATCATGGCGGCCAATCTTGGTCCGTCGCTCGCCGGTGTCTATTCGACGGCCATTGGCCTGCGCCGCGTCCCGGCGCTCGGAGATGCGCGCTGGGGCACGCTCATTCTCTTTTCGATCGTACCGGTCGCGGCCGTCGGCATTCTCATCCCCGAAGAGTTCTTCTCGAACTTCGGCACGTTCTTGGCGTTCATCGGCGTCTTCTTTGCGCCGCTATGCGCGATCCAAATCGCCGATACCTTTTTGCTGCGCCGCAATTCGCTCAACGTCCGCGGGATCTATCAAGACGGACCGGGCACGCCTTACGAATTCTGGGGCGGCTTCAATCCGGCCGCTCTGCTCGCGATGGCGGCAGGCTTCGCAACCTATCTCTATCTTTTGAATCCCGTCTCGTACGCGAGCAGGTGGCCTTACGAATATACGACCGCTTCGTTGCCGGCCGCACTCGTTGCCGGGATCGTTTTCGTTGCCGTAACGCGTCTCCTCGTCATCCGCATGCGGAAAGGCGACTACAAGTAA
- a CDS encoding MFS transporter yields the protein MPPPLSRALAKVQYRVLPLLIAAYFTAYLDRVNVSFAALQMNADLSIQPEAFGFIAGVFFLGYCLFEVPSNLVMSRVGARIWLARIMVTWGLLSASTAFVTDVNVLAVLRFTLGAAEAGFFPGVIYYLTNWVPAAERARVVSIFMMAVPISTVIGSPLSGWILDAWNGVWGVRGWQWLFVLEAVPAIILGVICFFVLVDTPAKAKWLSEEERDALLARLKADREVDIPSHSHSIRGALTDRRVLVLAASCFGTGIGLYGLGFWLPQIVKSMSLTNTETGFVVAVPYLISALFMWAWGRHSDQTGERIWHIAIPGLVAAAAFGLCAFVSSPILLLVLLTIASACTLSIFPVFWTVPAAILTGPAAAAGIALINSVANSSGFFGPYLVGFAKQHGASSQYAIALLAVFMLAGAVLVLSMDFGIRKIAKKS from the coding sequence ATGCCGCCACCGCTCTCTCGTGCGCTCGCCAAAGTGCAGTATCGAGTCTTGCCTCTGCTGATCGCGGCTTATTTCACGGCCTACCTCGACCGGGTCAATGTCAGCTTCGCAGCGCTTCAGATGAATGCGGATCTTTCGATCCAGCCTGAAGCGTTCGGATTCATCGCCGGCGTGTTTTTTCTCGGCTATTGCCTCTTCGAGGTTCCGAGCAACCTCGTCATGTCGCGGGTGGGCGCGCGAATTTGGCTGGCGCGGATAATGGTTACGTGGGGCCTGTTGTCGGCCTCGACTGCATTCGTCACCGACGTCAACGTTCTTGCGGTTCTACGTTTCACGCTCGGTGCGGCCGAAGCGGGCTTCTTCCCCGGCGTCATTTACTATCTCACCAATTGGGTTCCGGCGGCGGAACGCGCTCGCGTCGTCTCTATTTTCATGATGGCCGTTCCGATTTCCACGGTGATCGGATCTCCACTGTCGGGCTGGATTCTGGATGCGTGGAACGGCGTCTGGGGGGTCCGTGGATGGCAATGGCTGTTCGTGCTCGAGGCCGTGCCCGCAATCATCCTCGGCGTGATCTGCTTCTTCGTTCTCGTGGATACGCCCGCTAAGGCAAAATGGCTGTCCGAAGAAGAGCGCGATGCACTGCTTGCCCGGCTCAAGGCCGACCGCGAAGTGGATATCCCAAGTCACAGTCACTCGATCCGCGGGGCTTTGACGGATCGGCGCGTGCTCGTCCTCGCCGCGTCGTGCTTCGGCACCGGAATAGGACTCTACGGGCTGGGCTTTTGGCTGCCCCAAATCGTCAAGAGCATGTCCTTGACGAATACTGAAACGGGCTTCGTCGTCGCCGTGCCATACCTGATCTCCGCGCTTTTCATGTGGGCATGGGGGCGCCATTCGGATCAGACGGGCGAACGCATCTGGCATATCGCGATCCCGGGCTTAGTCGCCGCCGCGGCCTTCGGGTTGTGCGCTTTCGTATCTTCACCAATTCTGCTGCTCGTCCTGCTGACGATCGCATCCGCTTGCACACTGTCGATTTTCCCGGTCTTCTGGACCGTGCCGGCAGCGATACTCACAGGACCCGCCGCCGCAGCCGGGATCGCACTGATTAATTCGGTCGCAAACAGCAGTGGTTTTTTCGGCCCGTATCTGGTTGGCTTCGCCAAACAGCACGGCGCGTCCTCGCAGTATGCGATTGCGCTGCTGGCTGTCTTCATGCTGGCGGGTGCCGTGTTGGTTCTCTCGATGGACTTTGGAATCAGGAAAATCGCGAAGAAATCGTAA
- a CDS encoding Lrp/AsnC family transcriptional regulator, whose product MKGTMTTPDYLRLVASLDNLDRSIVSLLQADGRMPFSRIAREVGVTEKTARTRVLDLIEQRVMQITAVTDPSVLGYGSAALLCMTNRPDRPASEIARQLQNIPSIDYVVVSASHFSLFAEVLCRDRAALQATIENEVGKIEGIQTIEIVPYLSLHYQLAHFAAAQNKAESETGVRPREIDGMDVRIIRSLSEDGRKPFLQVAEELGVSEGQVRLRFKNLSDTGTVSVIALINPMSLEFRSMAWVGINVAAGHSVKDVADALARLANTTYIVICAGRYDILTEFICQTDRELLDVIDQSVRSLQGVARLEVSIYSNLFYKRLSTIRDETISVQQERAGA is encoded by the coding sequence ATGAAGGGAACTATGACGACGCCGGATTATCTCCGGCTCGTTGCATCGCTGGACAATCTCGATCGGAGCATCGTTTCGCTGCTGCAAGCGGATGGGCGCATGCCGTTCTCACGCATCGCGCGCGAAGTTGGAGTGACCGAGAAGACGGCGCGTACGCGCGTCCTCGATCTGATCGAGCAGCGGGTGATGCAGATTACTGCAGTTACCGATCCATCGGTGCTCGGCTATGGCTCAGCCGCACTCCTCTGCATGACGAACCGGCCGGACCGTCCAGCGAGTGAAATTGCGCGGCAGCTGCAGAACATTCCCTCGATCGACTACGTCGTCGTTTCGGCATCTCATTTTTCTCTCTTCGCCGAAGTTCTTTGTCGCGACCGGGCCGCCCTGCAGGCGACGATCGAAAACGAGGTCGGTAAGATCGAGGGCATTCAGACGATCGAAATAGTGCCCTACCTCAGTCTCCACTATCAGCTCGCCCACTTTGCGGCCGCGCAGAACAAGGCCGAGAGCGAGACGGGCGTGCGGCCGCGTGAGATAGATGGAATGGATGTTCGCATCATTCGCTCGCTGAGCGAGGACGGACGCAAGCCATTTTTGCAAGTCGCCGAGGAGCTCGGCGTATCCGAAGGCCAAGTGCGTTTACGCTTCAAGAATCTGTCCGACACAGGCACTGTCAGCGTCATCGCGTTGATCAACCCGATGAGCCTCGAGTTCCGGTCGATGGCGTGGGTCGGGATCAACGTGGCGGCCGGGCATAGCGTGAAGGACGTCGCCGATGCATTGGCGCGATTGGCGAATACAACTTACATCGTCATCTGCGCCGGGCGCTATGACATCCTGACGGAATTCATCTGCCAGACCGACCGCGAACTGCTTGATGTGATCGATCAAAGCGTCCGGTCGCTTCAGGGCGTCGCTCGGCTCGAAGTGTCGATCTACAGCAATCTCTTTTACAAGCGTCTCTCGACCATCCGCGATGAGACGATATCCGTCCAGCAGGAACGGGCGGGCGCCTGA
- a CDS encoding LLM class flavin-dependent oxidoreductase produces the protein MKVGILQEGEVMPGMSYAQRYRDIIEEVALADKLGFSTWGTSEQHFSPPRFTVSAPEVLYAAVSQHTKRIKLRVMCSVLLKWNHPILVAERLATLNIVSNGRAEIGTARSNNLTTLGAFGVKPTETVEQWNDSMEVLAKIFASDQLEHDGPVWKIPQRTIVPSFEKETHPPVSVAASSVKTHASAGEMQIGAMCFENYFGFDYLQECINAYRSAYPTGRNLMPNPNSYMGLYVATSFCGPTRAEAAKVARDVALGYFKFILDLYVPLSKNPSYEYLERIQLLEANETNLDFLMTETPSVLIGSPADFIERLRKLEAMGIDEVLLRIDGVPHEEIMKSIHLIGTEVIPAVDREHKIAAE, from the coding sequence GTGAAAGTCGGGATCTTGCAAGAGGGCGAGGTGATGCCGGGCATGAGTTACGCCCAGCGCTACCGGGACATCATCGAAGAGGTCGCTCTGGCGGACAAGTTGGGGTTCTCGACCTGGGGAACTTCGGAACAGCATTTCAGCCCTCCCCGGTTCACCGTCTCCGCTCCCGAGGTGCTCTACGCCGCCGTCTCGCAGCACACCAAGCGCATCAAGCTGCGCGTCATGTGCTCGGTATTGCTGAAATGGAATCATCCCATCCTCGTCGCCGAGCGCCTCGCAACGCTCAACATCGTTTCCAATGGCCGCGCAGAGATCGGTACGGCGCGCTCCAACAATCTCACGACTCTCGGTGCCTTCGGCGTGAAGCCGACGGAGACGGTCGAGCAATGGAACGATTCCATGGAGGTGCTGGCCAAGATCTTCGCCAGCGACCAGCTCGAGCATGACGGCCCTGTTTGGAAAATTCCTCAGAGAACGATCGTTCCCTCGTTTGAAAAGGAAACGCATCCTCCTGTGTCCGTCGCCGCCTCCAGCGTCAAGACCCATGCTTCGGCGGGCGAGATGCAGATCGGCGCAATGTGCTTCGAGAATTACTTCGGGTTCGACTACCTGCAGGAATGCATCAACGCCTATCGCAGTGCCTATCCGACCGGCCGCAACCTGATGCCGAACCCCAATTCCTACATGGGGCTTTACGTGGCGACTTCGTTCTGCGGACCGACGCGCGCCGAGGCAGCGAAGGTCGCTCGCGATGTCGCGCTCGGCTATTTCAAGTTCATTCTCGATCTTTACGTGCCCCTGTCCAAGAATCCGAGCTACGAATACCTCGAGCGCATCCAGCTCTTGGAAGCCAACGAGACCAATCTCGACTTCCTGATGACCGAGACACCTTCCGTGTTGATCGGCTCTCCGGCAGACTTCATCGAGCGGCTTCGCAAGCTTGAAGCCATGGGCATCGACGAGGTTTTGCTACGCATCGACGGCGTTCCTCATGAAGAGATCATGAAGAGCATCCACTTGATCGGCACCGAGGTCATTCCCGCTGTCGACCGCGAGCATAAGATTGCAGCTGAATGA